The following coding sequences lie in one Synechococcus sp. PCC 7336 genomic window:
- a CDS encoding GAF domain-containing protein — MVQVPSDAAVSADMPLVALEEVLRQMRDVKEADKLVQLAVGYLVDTFDAPLVWIAFYDPPQHQLLGQGGATLLPDYPLLDRAIPLEPGQVLEQVVIEQRPVVVPDLRQETRMGVWQQQAAQLSIIGCLLYPIRYDKRCLGVLMMGSQLWGGVASDTEKALLGILTGQIASSLQAIEEKWRHRQQKHADIPLLALSTAMRTFDSMDERVRAAIAQVQAFVEVNRVSVYWYDRDDRNEFIVRWSPKIDAPRRKGKVQTSAQPSFSARDLGPTYAALLEGQLVVVGESGLSGRVALSAQVLKQLRCRSLLLAPILFQGELLGFLSVESDAARSWEEAEKSLVVGTAQLIALVAPLETLEKTIERIRSDSALTAQVAQSIYIQSNWELALQQTASQLCDRLQAQACFALQLDPASNGRYRLRPLHNPNNLSLPSELGGLEERDVEDLGKSDEAIAAETYPEDLRLLSWQEELTTAGVRSVIATSTDSLSPSSGQTSIPNGILVLVHPQPRAWKRADRRLVELVAKQIGVVLQQWQLKDRGEALDKLFRQLPAALQAIATAATPEELYNVTVQQMAHLLQVPLAGLLTWQFSQQEQNPQPPKARIQASVSRGEDFTLAARDRPIAVERDALLQWCLQSPDPLALSVADLPESTLEWLQTPQLGQLLAIAVDTSATPYLPSALLFVGARATRGWQEPERAAFELVRSTFADTLFRSISYTLLMERLCDLTQLNWYKHRHLNLLQLNLISMLHRLQKYLPPPEQRTDPNWKKIADLARGFQELVADLKPLKQEYWSPKQKTEEISSVTLMRRVLRRVDVIVKRQKLWPRVHGDASIALNAHAGRLELVLVEAIASIATRNRSDGRLDIWVQAEESWFALSLVDSGKALPQELIDSLDAARAGGSSLAWLSPLYENPLLQQSPGRELYLCQAILAQMGGSFEVYCSGDGRTVTQIRLPVADSGDTGLKTISSP; from the coding sequence ATGGTTCAGGTTCCCTCCGATGCTGCTGTATCTGCAGATATGCCACTCGTAGCCCTAGAAGAGGTGCTGCGGCAAATGCGCGATGTCAAGGAGGCGGACAAACTAGTACAACTGGCGGTGGGCTATCTAGTCGATACCTTCGATGCTCCGCTGGTATGGATTGCCTTTTACGATCCCCCCCAACACCAATTGCTCGGACAGGGGGGGGCAACTCTCCTCCCCGACTATCCTCTGCTCGATCGGGCAATTCCGCTCGAACCCGGCCAAGTTTTGGAGCAGGTGGTCATCGAGCAGCGGCCCGTTGTCGTCCCGGACCTGCGTCAGGAAACCCGCATGGGGGTATGGCAGCAGCAGGCTGCGCAGCTCAGTATTATCGGCTGTCTGCTCTATCCCATTCGCTACGACAAGCGCTGCCTCGGCGTCTTGATGATGGGTTCCCAACTGTGGGGGGGCGTTGCCAGTGACACGGAAAAAGCACTCCTAGGCATTCTCACCGGTCAAATTGCTTCATCGCTGCAGGCGATCGAGGAGAAATGGCGACACCGCCAGCAGAAACACGCGGATATTCCCTTGTTGGCGCTGAGCACGGCGATGCGGACGTTCGATTCCATGGACGAGCGCGTCCGGGCGGCGATCGCGCAGGTGCAGGCCTTTGTGGAAGTCAACCGGGTGTCGGTGTATTGGTACGATCGCGACGATCGCAACGAATTTATCGTCCGTTGGTCGCCCAAGATCGACGCCCCTCGCCGCAAAGGTAAAGTCCAAACTTCTGCCCAACCTTCTTTTTCCGCCCGAGATTTGGGACCCACTTATGCAGCTTTGCTAGAAGGGCAACTGGTGGTGGTGGGGGAATCGGGGCTCTCCGGTCGAGTGGCCCTCAGCGCTCAAGTGTTGAAGCAATTGCGCTGTCGCTCCCTCCTGCTCGCCCCCATTTTGTTCCAAGGGGAACTGTTGGGATTTTTATCGGTGGAATCGGATGCTGCCCGCTCTTGGGAGGAAGCCGAGAAATCGCTGGTGGTGGGGACCGCTCAGTTGATTGCGCTGGTGGCTCCGTTAGAAACGTTGGAAAAGACGATCGAGCGGATTCGCAGCGATAGTGCCCTCACCGCTCAGGTGGCTCAGTCAATTTATATCCAATCCAATTGGGAACTCGCGCTGCAGCAGACGGCAAGCCAGTTGTGCGATCGCCTGCAGGCACAAGCCTGTTTTGCGCTTCAGCTCGACCCAGCAAGCAACGGTCGGTATCGCCTGCGCCCGCTCCACAATCCCAACAATCTTTCGCTGCCGTCAGAGTTAGGAGGATTGGAGGAGCGCGATGTTGAAGATTTAGGAAAATCGGACGAGGCGATCGCAGCAGAAACTTATCCAGAAGATCTGCGCTTGCTGAGTTGGCAAGAGGAGCTGACCACCGCTGGGGTACGCTCCGTCATTGCTACCAGTACCGATAGCCTTTCGCCCTCTAGCGGGCAGACCAGCATTCCCAACGGAATTTTGGTGCTGGTACATCCCCAGCCGCGAGCTTGGAAGCGGGCAGATCGCCGCCTCGTAGAGCTCGTCGCTAAGCAAATCGGAGTGGTCCTGCAGCAGTGGCAGCTCAAAGACCGAGGCGAGGCTTTAGATAAGCTCTTCCGACAGTTACCCGCAGCTCTTCAAGCCATTGCCACCGCCGCAACTCCAGAAGAACTCTACAATGTCACCGTGCAGCAGATGGCACACCTGCTGCAGGTTCCCCTCGCCGGACTGCTGACGTGGCAGTTCTCCCAGCAGGAACAGAATCCCCAGCCGCCGAAAGCCCGCATCCAAGCGTCAGTCTCCCGAGGGGAGGACTTTACCTTAGCCGCGCGCGATCGCCCCATTGCCGTCGAACGAGATGCCTTACTGCAGTGGTGCTTGCAGTCTCCCGATCCCCTCGCCCTGAGTGTCGCTGACTTGCCTGAATCCACGCTCGAATGGCTGCAGACACCCCAGTTAGGCCAACTATTGGCGATCGCTGTCGACACGTCTGCCACCCCCTACTTGCCCAGCGCGCTGCTGTTTGTCGGGGCAAGGGCAACCCGAGGCTGGCAGGAACCCGAACGGGCCGCATTTGAATTGGTGCGATCGACCTTTGCCGATACCCTCTTCCGCTCCATCAGCTACACCTTACTGATGGAGCGGCTGTGCGATCTCACCCAGCTCAATTGGTACAAACATCGCCACCTCAATCTCTTGCAGCTCAACCTCATTAGCATGCTGCACCGCCTGCAGAAGTATCTGCCCCCCCCCGAGCAGCGCACCGATCCCAACTGGAAAAAAATCGCCGATCTAGCGCGGGGCTTTCAAGAACTGGTCGCCGATCTCAAACCGCTCAAACAGGAATATTGGAGTCCCAAACAAAAGACAGAAGAGATTTCCAGTGTTACGTTGATGCGCCGAGTGTTGCGTCGCGTCGATGTCATCGTCAAACGACAAAAATTGTGGCCCCGCGTCCACGGCGATGCTTCGATCGCCCTCAACGCCCATGCAGGCCGCTTGGAACTGGTGTTGGTGGAGGCGATCGCTTCTATTGCCACCCGCAATCGCTCGGACGGACGGTTGGATATTTGGGTGCAGGCCGAGGAGAGTTGGTTTGCTCTCTCTTTAGTGGACTCTGGCAAAGCGCTTCCCCAGGAACTGATCGACTCTTTGGATGCTGCCCGGGCTGGAGGAAGCTCGCTGGCTTGGTTGTCTCCTCTCTACGAAAATCCCTTACTACAGCAATCGCCGGGTCGAGAGCTGTATCTGTGCCAAGCAATCCTCGCCCAGATGGGGGGTAGCTTTGAAGTGTATTGTTCGGGGGATGGGCGCACCGTCACGCAAATTCGCTTGCCGGTGGCAGACAGTGGCGATACGGGCCTCAAGACGATTTCCTCTCCGTAA
- a CDS encoding Hsp70 family protein, protein MLAIDFGTSNTVVAHWDGDRSRILSLPGLSRQDPNNPPIVPSQLYVEDAKAGQVVVGQAASDRGLDVKSDPRYFRNFKRGIGVDVRGFIPELDGVEVTPEQVGTWFLQAIVRAVQAKLGPDETDSWVFTVPVDSFEAYRQWLSHTVSSLGIEQLQLLDEPTAAALEYSLLDSRKLLIVDFGGGTLDLALVQPAKSTGGRAWGTIVKWGSSLLKTDQKQATTAKVLAKAAQTLGGADIDRWLAEAWCQMHNLQNNRLITRLAERVKMSLSTDTEATEVFFDDETFRSVELSAQRSQLDSLLRHNKLFERLETALDRVLLQARQRGISRADISAVVAVGGTCKIPAIRAWLDEQFGSEKVFDREPLEAIAKGALQLGRGIEVRDFLYHSYGIRYWNHQTNSHDWHPLIQAGLPYPLPDPVELVLGASVRDQPSVELVIGELGESNETVEVYFADGQLLARQRSNDRLQTHEKTIQALNDEPEKRTIAQLNPLGQPGSDRLLLQFQVDEQRRLCVTVEDLLTAQILQKNQPIIELR, encoded by the coding sequence ATGCTGGCGATTGATTTCGGAACGAGCAATACTGTTGTCGCCCATTGGGATGGCGATCGCTCTCGCATCCTCAGCCTGCCCGGTCTCAGTCGCCAAGACCCCAACAATCCCCCGATCGTGCCCAGCCAACTCTATGTCGAGGACGCTAAAGCTGGACAAGTTGTTGTCGGGCAAGCGGCGAGCGATCGCGGTTTAGACGTCAAAAGCGATCCTCGCTACTTTCGCAATTTCAAACGGGGCATCGGCGTGGACGTGCGCGGCTTTATCCCCGAACTGGATGGCGTCGAAGTTACCCCCGAGCAAGTGGGCACCTGGTTTCTGCAAGCGATTGTCCGAGCTGTACAGGCCAAACTAGGCCCGGACGAGACTGACAGCTGGGTCTTCACAGTTCCCGTCGATAGCTTCGAAGCCTATCGCCAATGGCTCAGCCACACTGTTTCCAGCTTGGGGATCGAACAACTGCAGCTATTGGACGAACCCACCGCCGCCGCGCTCGAATACAGTCTGCTGGATAGCCGCAAACTCCTGATCGTCGATTTTGGCGGCGGCACTCTAGACCTAGCTCTAGTTCAACCCGCCAAATCGACGGGGGGACGGGCCTGGGGCACGATCGTCAAATGGGGCAGCTCGCTGCTCAAAACAGACCAAAAACAAGCCACCACCGCCAAAGTGCTGGCCAAGGCCGCCCAGACCTTGGGAGGGGCTGATATCGATCGCTGGCTGGCCGAGGCTTGGTGCCAAATGCATAACCTGCAAAACAATCGCCTCATTACCCGCTTGGCCGAACGAGTCAAAATGTCCCTTTCCACGGACACAGAAGCGACTGAGGTCTTTTTCGATGACGAGACCTTTCGTTCTGTGGAACTGAGTGCCCAGCGATCGCAGCTCGATAGCTTACTGCGCCACAACAAACTGTTCGAGCGCCTCGAAACCGCCCTCGATCGGGTGTTGCTACAAGCCCGACAGCGGGGCATCAGCCGCGCAGATATCTCTGCCGTTGTGGCCGTCGGCGGCACCTGCAAAATTCCAGCCATTCGCGCTTGGCTGGACGAACAATTTGGCTCGGAGAAGGTGTTTGACCGAGAGCCTCTAGAGGCGATCGCCAAAGGGGCCTTACAGCTCGGCAGGGGCATCGAGGTGCGCGATTTCCTCTACCACAGCTACGGCATTCGCTATTGGAACCATCAGACCAACAGCCACGACTGGCATCCCCTCATTCAAGCCGGACTCCCCTACCCCTTACCCGACCCCGTCGAACTGGTCCTCGGCGCATCTGTGAGAGACCAACCTAGCGTGGAACTCGTGATTGGAGAATTAGGCGAATCGAATGAAACTGTGGAGGTGTATTTTGCGGACGGACAATTACTCGCCCGACAGCGATCGAACGATCGCCTTCAAACTCATGAGAAAACCATTCAAGCTTTAAACGACGAGCCCGAAAAGCGCACGATCGCTCAACTGAACCCCTTGGGGCAACCGGGGAGCGATCGTCTCCTGCTCCAATTTCAAGTGGACGAACAGCGTCGCCTCTGCGTCACGGTTGAAGATCTGCTGACCGCACAGATTCTCCAGAAAAATCAACCTATTATTGAATTGCGGTAA
- a CDS encoding pentapeptide repeat-containing protein, with amino-acid sequence MRLATDLSGTNLGQANLQGAD; translated from the coding sequence ATTCGACTCGCAACCGATCTTTCTGGAACTAATCTGGGGCAGGCTAATCTCCAAGGAGCGGATTAA
- a CDS encoding IS4 family transposase yields MQDWVSQEINPIHFADLRHAKRLGQIVTDLSEQPTASVPQASGNASVAQGTYRFWANPKVSTSSILDSHRDGVVRRALTGKTVLAIQDTTDFDFTTHPQTEGLGFINQSHQQGIKVHSCFAVSGEGEPLGLLSQFIWNRKQRRGKKEKRSVTPIEQKESYRWIATLAAVERELAGQEQVVHIGDREADIFELFAHPRADNRELLIRARHNRKLSHELGKFIPTLEQAPVLGAMSLQVQRNPKRAARIAQLQVRAMAVTLEVPSHHLKAASLEPVRLNAIFVEETVPPDDGAQPIRWFLLTSLPVESFEQVCQCIRWYSYRWLIERFHFTLKSGCGIEQLQLQSYERLLKALATYNVVAWRLMWLTYRARLTPQASCELVLQPAEWRLLRRKFVPKSRSQKPPTLQQAMLWIARLGGFLARKGDGNPGLKTLWRGLTKLHHLLEGAQLASQS; encoded by the coding sequence ATGCAAGATTGGGTCAGCCAAGAAATCAACCCGATCCACTTCGCCGATTTGCGACATGCAAAGCGGTTGGGGCAGATCGTCACAGACTTGAGTGAGCAGCCCACAGCGAGCGTGCCTCAGGCGAGTGGGAATGCCTCAGTGGCCCAAGGAACCTATCGATTTTGGGCCAACCCGAAGGTGAGCACGAGCAGCATTCTGGACAGTCATCGTGATGGAGTGGTCAGGCGGGCCCTCACGGGCAAGACGGTGCTGGCCATTCAAGACACAACGGATTTCGACTTCACCACTCACCCCCAGACCGAAGGGCTGGGCTTCATCAATCAAAGCCATCAACAGGGAATCAAAGTCCACAGTTGTTTTGCGGTGAGCGGCGAGGGAGAACCCTTAGGTCTGTTGAGTCAATTCATCTGGAATCGCAAACAGCGGCGCGGGAAGAAAGAAAAACGCTCAGTGACTCCCATCGAGCAAAAGGAAAGCTATCGCTGGATAGCAACTCTCGCAGCCGTAGAGCGAGAGCTCGCGGGCCAAGAGCAAGTGGTTCATATTGGCGATCGAGAAGCAGACATCTTCGAACTGTTTGCCCATCCCCGTGCGGACAACAGGGAGTTACTCATCCGCGCAAGGCACAATCGCAAACTTAGCCACGAGCTGGGCAAGTTCATCCCCACCCTCGAACAAGCCCCAGTCTTGGGAGCGATGAGCCTGCAAGTGCAGCGTAATCCCAAGCGAGCGGCCCGCATTGCCCAGTTGCAGGTGCGGGCGATGGCGGTGACGCTGGAGGTGCCATCGCATCACCTCAAAGCCGCGAGCTTAGAGCCCGTGCGCCTCAATGCCATCTTCGTGGAAGAAACCGTCCCCCCTGATGATGGCGCTCAGCCGATTCGCTGGTTTCTGCTGACCAGCTTGCCAGTTGAGAGCTTCGAGCAGGTCTGTCAGTGCATCCGCTGGTATAGCTACCGCTGGCTGATTGAGCGGTTTCACTTCACCCTCAAAAGTGGCTGTGGCATCGAACAGCTCCAACTGCAAAGCTATGAGCGCTTGCTCAAGGCTCTGGCAACCTACAACGTTGTAGCTTGGCGATTGATGTGGCTGACCTACCGCGCTCGACTCACCCCGCAAGCCTCCTGTGAGCTCGTTTTACAGCCTGCTGAATGGCGGCTGTTACGACGCAAGTTTGTGCCGAAAAGTCGCTCTCAAAAGCCACCCACTCTGCAACAGGCAATGCTGTGGATTGCTCGATTGGGAGGCTTCTTGGCTCGCAAGGGCGATGGCAACCCTGGATTGAAGACGCTTTGGCGAGGGCTGACCAAACTCCACCATTTGCTTGAAGGGGCTCAACTGGCTTCTCAAAGCTAG
- a CDS encoding PHP domain-containing protein encodes MIVQVASRATIAQLQTVWQEVGPDSCPLHYNFHMHTSYSDGQLDPSQIVQQTLDLGLQGFAITDHHTVEGYRQALHLLPSNGPTLWSGMEINAGLLDCEVHILAYGFEPDHPAMVVYQQKATVTDAADYDAAAAIAAIHKAGGFAVLAHPFRYRRNGQDLILAAVASSIDGVESYYSYANPVPWVPSPRETQQSLALAARFGLYSTCGTDTHGRSLLKRV; translated from the coding sequence ATGATCGTTCAAGTTGCTTCGCGGGCTACCATCGCACAACTCCAAACCGTTTGGCAGGAGGTCGGTCCCGACAGTTGCCCCCTGCATTACAACTTCCACATGCACACCTCCTACTCGGACGGGCAGCTCGACCCCAGTCAGATCGTGCAACAAACCCTCGATTTGGGGCTGCAAGGATTTGCCATCACCGATCACCATACTGTAGAGGGCTATCGCCAAGCTCTGCACCTCCTGCCCTCCAATGGCCCTACCCTCTGGTCGGGGATGGAAATTAACGCGGGGTTACTGGACTGCGAAGTCCACATTCTTGCCTATGGCTTCGAGCCCGACCATCCGGCGATGGTAGTTTACCAGCAAAAAGCGACCGTTACTGATGCTGCCGATTACGATGCTGCCGCCGCGATCGCTGCTATCCACAAGGCTGGCGGCTTTGCCGTGTTGGCCCATCCCTTTCGCTATCGCCGCAACGGCCAAGACTTAATTTTGGCGGCAGTGGCAAGTAGCATCGACGGTGTGGAATCCTATTACAGTTATGCCAACCCCGTTCCGTGGGTGCCCTCGCCGCGAGAAACCCAACAGTCCCTCGCGCTCGCTGCCCGCTTCGGCCTTTACTCCACCTGCGGTACCGATACCCACGGCCGCAGCCTACTAAAGCGGGTTTGA
- a CDS encoding carbohydrate kinase encodes MSVTEIAPVVLCLGEVLWDCLADEVGRSRQQVSGWTRYPGGAPANVATALAKLGVASGFVGCVGSDRLGSQLVQILTESGVNLEGLQQHPTAPTRQVYVTRTAEGDRQFAGFDRPNRQFADTYLEPDPLPASLFAQARYLVLGTLGLAYSPTKAAVARAIAWAQQHSLTVVVDLNWRPTFWPDPNAAKAAILPLLNCADLVKLTAEEGHWLCHSDDPSEIVRQLQPALGVCVTDGDRGCRYCCEAQRGFVPAFAVPTVDATGAGDGFLAALVAALARSPQDGSRDWQQVVTYASAVGALTVTSAGAMAAQPTALQVSDFLAGELAE; translated from the coding sequence ATGAGTGTCACCGAGATCGCCCCTGTTGTTTTGTGCTTGGGGGAGGTGTTGTGGGACTGCTTGGCGGATGAGGTGGGGCGATCGCGGCAACAAGTTTCGGGCTGGACTCGTTACCCTGGCGGCGCTCCGGCAAACGTGGCGACGGCATTGGCGAAATTGGGAGTGGCTAGCGGGTTCGTCGGTTGTGTGGGCAGCGATCGCCTGGGCAGTCAGCTTGTCCAGATCTTGACGGAGTCGGGGGTCAATCTGGAGGGCCTACAGCAGCATCCCACGGCCCCAACCCGCCAGGTTTATGTCACGCGCACGGCAGAGGGCGATCGCCAGTTTGCCGGATTCGATCGCCCCAACCGCCAGTTTGCCGACACCTATCTCGAGCCCGACCCATTGCCCGCATCGCTATTTGCGCAGGCTCGCTATCTCGTATTGGGAACCTTGGGCTTGGCTTACTCGCCGACAAAAGCGGCAGTGGCGCGGGCGATCGCTTGGGCGCAACAGCATTCTCTGACAGTGGTGGTCGATCTCAACTGGAGACCGACGTTTTGGCCCGATCCCAATGCCGCCAAAGCTGCGATACTCCCATTGCTCAACTGCGCAGATCTGGTCAAACTGACTGCTGAAGAAGGGCACTGGCTGTGCCACTCCGATGACCCCAGCGAAATTGTGCGGCAGTTGCAGCCCGCGCTCGGGGTGTGCGTCACGGATGGCGATCGCGGCTGCCGCTACTGTTGCGAAGCCCAGCGGGGATTTGTGCCCGCCTTTGCGGTACCGACTGTGGATGCCACAGGTGCGGGGGATGGATTTTTGGCGGCACTGGTGGCGGCACTGGCGCGATCGCCCCAAGATGGCTCCAGAGATTGGCAGCAGGTTGTGACTTATGCCAGTGCCGTGGGGGCGTTGACTGTAACGAGTGCAGGGGCGATGGCTGCACAACCCACAGCATTACAGGTGAGTGACTTCTTGGCTGGAGAACTGGCAGAGTAA